The proteins below are encoded in one region of Danio rerio strain Tuebingen ecotype United States chromosome 12, GRCz12tu, whole genome shotgun sequence:
- the gucy2g gene encoding guanylate cyclase 2G isoform X11 encodes MSARTSLKQPLRYILQVTGLIASTWNIPMFGFVGQTPKMDNIQVYDTYIKIVPPLKRVGEILLKALEFFGWKHVGMIGGGADANTWDSVEALWKSVDQQLRSKVTVTMGIKFDTSDLEQAKRNLQIISKVARVVVVLANAEDSTAMMIEAQKLGLMSGEYVFLLVQQFEVSGKVDNLWKTSVSETNRTMLKAFDMVFVLAEKSYDGYDYYDFFDQAYDKLKGDPFYSNLSSVKEVSSYAAYLHDAVLLYAMGLKEAFKSGKDIRHGREIVQKLRDRTSIRFYGASGLVHFDEYGERNLDYSVYDLQQTETLIQFVSVLDFDSHTKMIKPTLRFSNIVWQNGKPPTDNPSCGFDNELCEWLDNEISLLVLLVALPLIGVAAVSLITLLTLQKLRLQSRLDESNWWLINYSDITILREPKGTQILSVNTTPSKCGSGGSQSMLSSNSCNTREAIYATVGLFQGNEVGIKYLKNQIIPDIKKPSIIAEFNMLKEMKHENLVQFFGVCIDPPNVCIVMQYCKKGSLKDVLGNHEIDLDWMFKLSFAYDIVNGMEYIHKSSLKSHGNLRPSTCLVDSRLQIKLSGFGLWEFKCGTKHRLIPLDSPKYEEMYWTAPEFLREIFYPFNGTQKGDVYSFAIIIRELIYSTEVGPYHDVHLEPKEIIKQLRTPMSEEPLRPTLSADICDERLIPLIKACWSENPDHRPPFGSIRRQLRDACPESHANILDNMVNKLEKYANHLEEVVEERTSQLTVEKSRADKLLSSMLPSSALEVVTLLNDLYSLFDDIIKLYDVYKVETIGDAYMVASGLPISNGTLHAEEISTMALHFLSSIKRFKIRHLPNERLALRIGINSGPVVAGVVGSTMPRYCLFGDTVNTASRMESNSLPLKIHISQSTADILLTIGTFELEERGDIEIKGKGTQKTFWLLSKPGFTFPPTGQDSNPSPKSGTDSCHIKQEKTKAANDGDFKERRTIQRTSAMTKMTDMYTLTVPDV; translated from the exons ATGTCAGCTCGCACATCATTAAAACAACCATTACGATATATTCTCCAGGTCACTGGGCTCATTGCATCCACTTGGAACATTCCCATGTTCGGATTTGTTGGTCAGACACCAAAAATGGATAACATTCAGGTGTACGACACCTATATAAAAATTGTACCTCCCCTTAAAAGGGTGGGAGAGATCCTTCTTAAAGCATTGGAATTTTTCGGATGGAAGCATGTTGGCATGATCGGAGGCGGAGCGGATGCAAATACGTGGGACAGTGTGGAGGCCCTTTGGAAGTCTGTGGATCAGCAACTCCGAAGCAAAGTAACAGTGACGATGGGCATTAAGTTTGACACCAGTGACCTGGAACAGGCAAAGAGGAACTTGCAAATCATCTCTAAGGTTGCTAGAG TGGTGGTTGTGCTTGCTAATGCTGAGGACTCCACAGCTATGATGATAGAAGCTCAGAAACTGGGCCTGATGAGTGGAGAGTATGTTTTCCTTCTGGTTCAGCAGTTTGAGGTCAGTGGCAAAGTG GACAACCTGTGGAAGACTTCTGTGAGCGAAACAAATAGAACAATGCTGAAGGCTTTTGACATGGTGTTTGTACTAGCTGAGAAGTCCTATGATGGATATGACTACTATGACTTCTTCGATCAGGCATATGATAAACTGAAAGGAGATCCTTTTTACAGCAACCTGTCATCAGTAAAAGAA GTAAGCTCATATGCTGCCTATTTACATGATGCTGTCTTACTTTATGCCATGGGCCTCAAAGAAGCATTTAAAAGTGGCAAAGACATTCGTCATGGACGAGAAATTGTCCAAAAACTCAGGGACAGGACAAGCATTAGATTTTATG GAGCTTCGGGTTTGGTTCACTTTGATGAATATGGAGAGAGGAACCTAGATTATTCAGTATATGACCTGCAACAAACAGAAACTTTAATACAATTTGTCTCTGTTTTGGATTTTGACAGCCATACGAAAATGATCAA ACCCACACTAAGGTTTTCGAATATAGTTTGGCAAAACGGCAAACCCCCTACAGATAATCCAAGCTGTGGTTTTGATAATGAACTCTGTGAATGGCTAGACAATG AGATTTCTCTTCTGGTTCTGCTGGTGGCTTTGCCACTGATTGGAGTGGCCGCAGTTTCTTTGATTACTTTGTTGACTCTGCAGAAGCTGCGCTTACAAAGCCGCCTGGATGAATCCAACTGGTGGCTCATCAACTACAGTGATATAACTATCCTCAGAGAGCCCAAA ggaACACAAATCCTGTCTGTAAACACAACACCAAGCAAATGTGGCAGTGGTGGCTCTCAGTCCATGCTCTCCTCCAACAGCTGTAACACTAGAGAAGCCATCTACGCTACCGTCGGACTCTTTCAG GGAAACGAGGTGGGCATAAAGTATTTGAAAAATCAAATCATCCCTGATATCAAGAAACCTTCGATCATCGCGGAGTTCAATATG CTGAAAGAAATGAAGCATGAGAACCTGGTACAATTTTTCGGTGTATGTATTGATCCACCAAATGTCTGTATCGTCATGCAGTATTGCAAGAAAGGGAGCTTGAAG GATGTTCTTGGAAACCATGAAATTGATCTGGACTGGATGTTTAAACTGTCCTTTGCGTATGACATTGTTAAT GGCATGGAGTACATCCATAAGAGCAGTCTGAAGTCTCATGGAAACCTGAGGCCCAGCACGTGTTTGGTGGACAGCAGGCTTCAGATCAAACTCTCCGGCTTTGGCCTGTGGGAGTTCAAATGTGGCACCAAACACAGACTGATTCCGTTGGACAGTCCAAAATATGAAGAGATGTACTGGACGGCTCCTGAGTTTTTGAGAGAGATCTTCTACCCTTTCAATGGCACCCAGAAGGGAGATGTCTATAGCTTTGCCATAATCATCCGAGagctcatatacagtacagagGTGGGCCCGTATCATGACGTTCATCTGGAACCAAAAG AAATCATTAAGCAGTTAAGGACCCCTATGAGTGAGGAGCCTCTTAGACCCACCCTGTCTGCTGACATCTGTGACGAACGTCTCATCCCGTTAATTAAAGCCTGCTGGAGTGAAAACCCAGACCACAGACCCCCGTTCGGCAGTATCAGAAGACAACTGAGAGACGCTTGTCCTGAAAG CCATGCCAACATCCTGGACAACATGGTGAACAAGCTGGAGAAATATGCCAATCATCTGGAAGAAGTGGTGGAGGAGAGAACCAGTCAGCTGACCGTGGAGAAGAGCAGAGCTGATAAGCTTCTCTCTAGCATGCTGCCCAG CTCTGCTCTGGAGGTGGTCACTCTTCTCAATGACCTCTACAGCCTTTTTGATGATATCATCAAGCTATATGATGTCTACAAG GTGGAGACTATTGGAGATGCCTATATGGTGGCCAGTGGACTTCCTATCAGTAATGGTACTCTTCATGCTGAGGAGATCTCTACTATGGCATTGCACTTCCTCTCTTCCATCAAAAGGTTCAAAATAAGGCACCTGCCCAATGAGAGACTAGCCCTACGGATTGGGATTAATTCTG GCCCAGTAGTTGCTGGAGTAGTGGGTAGTACAATGCCTCGCTACTGTTTATTTGGAGATACAGTCAACACAGCTTCTAGGATGGAGAGCAATAGTCTTC CACTGAAAATCCATATCTCTCAGagcactgctgatattctcttgACAATTGGCACATTTGAACTGGAGGAAAGGGGCGATATTGAAATTAAG GGAAAGGGAACACAGAAAACGTTCTGGTTGTTGAGCAAACCTGGATTCACGTTTCCACCCACTGGCCAGGACAGTAATCCAAGTCCTAAATCAGGAACAGAT TCTTGTCACATCAAACAGGAGAAAACCAAAGCAGCAAATGATGGAGATTTTAAAGAGAGAAGAACAATACAGCGGACATCGGCAATGACTAAAATGACAGACATGTACACCCTCACTGTACCTGATGTCTAG
- the gucy2g gene encoding guanylate cyclase 2G isoform X9 — protein MCEAFLCSCLRSTCICMYLFKLCFNKVTGLIASTWNIPMFGFVGQTPKMDNIQVYDTYIKIVPPLKRVGEILLKALEFFGWKHVGMIGGGADANTWDSVEALWKSVDQQLRSKVTVTMGIKFDTSDLEQAKRNLQIISKVARVVVVLANAEDSTAMMIEAQKLGLMSGEYVFLLVQQFEVSGKVDNLWKTSVSETNRTMLKAFDMVFVLAEKSYDGYDYYDFFDQAYDKLKGDPFYSNLSSVKEVSSYAAYLHDAVLLYAMGLKEAFKSGKDIRHGREIVQKLRDRTSIRFYGASGLVHFDEYGERNLDYSVYDLQQTETLIQFVSVLDFDSHTKMIKPTLRFSNIVWQNGKPPTDNPSCGFDNELCEWLDNEISLLVLLVALPLIGVAAVSLITLLTLQKLRLQSRLDESNWWLINYSDITILREPKGTQILSVNTTPSKCGSGGSQSMLSSNSCNTREAIYATVGLFQGNEVGIKYLKNQIIPDIKKPSIIAEFNMLKEMKHENLVQFFGVCIDPPNVCIVMQYCKKGSLKDVLGNHEIDLDWMFKLSFAYDIVNGMEYIHKSSLKSHGNLRPSTCLVDSRLQIKLSGFGLWEFKCGTKHRLIPLDSPKYEEMYWTAPEFLREIFYPFNGTQKGDVYSFAIIIRELIYSTEVGPYHDVHLEPKEIIKQLRTPMSEEPLRPTLSADICDERLIPLIKACWSENPDHRPPFGSIRRQLRDACPESHANILDNMVNKLEKYANHLEEVVEERTSQLTVEKSRADKLLSSMLPSSALEVVTLLNDLYSLFDDIIKLYDVYKVETIGDAYMVASGLPISNGTLHAEEISTMALHFLSSIKRFKIRHLPNERLALRIGINSGPVVAGVVGSTMPRYCLFGDTVNTASRMESNSLPLKIHISQSTADILLTIGTFELEERGDIEIKGKGTQKTFWLLSKPGFTFPPTGQDSNPSPKSGTDSCHIKQEKTKAANDGDFKERRTIQRTSAMTKMTDMYTLTVPDV, from the exons ATGTGTGAGGCTTTCCTCTGTAGTTGTTTGCGTTCTAcatgtatttgtatgtatttgtttaaattatgttTCAATAAG GTCACTGGGCTCATTGCATCCACTTGGAACATTCCCATGTTCGGATTTGTTGGTCAGACACCAAAAATGGATAACATTCAGGTGTACGACACCTATATAAAAATTGTACCTCCCCTTAAAAGGGTGGGAGAGATCCTTCTTAAAGCATTGGAATTTTTCGGATGGAAGCATGTTGGCATGATCGGAGGCGGAGCGGATGCAAATACGTGGGACAGTGTGGAGGCCCTTTGGAAGTCTGTGGATCAGCAACTCCGAAGCAAAGTAACAGTGACGATGGGCATTAAGTTTGACACCAGTGACCTGGAACAGGCAAAGAGGAACTTGCAAATCATCTCTAAGGTTGCTAGAG TGGTGGTTGTGCTTGCTAATGCTGAGGACTCCACAGCTATGATGATAGAAGCTCAGAAACTGGGCCTGATGAGTGGAGAGTATGTTTTCCTTCTGGTTCAGCAGTTTGAGGTCAGTGGCAAAGTG GACAACCTGTGGAAGACTTCTGTGAGCGAAACAAATAGAACAATGCTGAAGGCTTTTGACATGGTGTTTGTACTAGCTGAGAAGTCCTATGATGGATATGACTACTATGACTTCTTCGATCAGGCATATGATAAACTGAAAGGAGATCCTTTTTACAGCAACCTGTCATCAGTAAAAGAA GTAAGCTCATATGCTGCCTATTTACATGATGCTGTCTTACTTTATGCCATGGGCCTCAAAGAAGCATTTAAAAGTGGCAAAGACATTCGTCATGGACGAGAAATTGTCCAAAAACTCAGGGACAGGACAAGCATTAGATTTTATG GAGCTTCGGGTTTGGTTCACTTTGATGAATATGGAGAGAGGAACCTAGATTATTCAGTATATGACCTGCAACAAACAGAAACTTTAATACAATTTGTCTCTGTTTTGGATTTTGACAGCCATACGAAAATGATCAA ACCCACACTAAGGTTTTCGAATATAGTTTGGCAAAACGGCAAACCCCCTACAGATAATCCAAGCTGTGGTTTTGATAATGAACTCTGTGAATGGCTAGACAATG AGATTTCTCTTCTGGTTCTGCTGGTGGCTTTGCCACTGATTGGAGTGGCCGCAGTTTCTTTGATTACTTTGTTGACTCTGCAGAAGCTGCGCTTACAAAGCCGCCTGGATGAATCCAACTGGTGGCTCATCAACTACAGTGATATAACTATCCTCAGAGAGCCCAAA ggaACACAAATCCTGTCTGTAAACACAACACCAAGCAAATGTGGCAGTGGTGGCTCTCAGTCCATGCTCTCCTCCAACAGCTGTAACACTAGAGAAGCCATCTACGCTACCGTCGGACTCTTTCAG GGAAACGAGGTGGGCATAAAGTATTTGAAAAATCAAATCATCCCTGATATCAAGAAACCTTCGATCATCGCGGAGTTCAATATG CTGAAAGAAATGAAGCATGAGAACCTGGTACAATTTTTCGGTGTATGTATTGATCCACCAAATGTCTGTATCGTCATGCAGTATTGCAAGAAAGGGAGCTTGAAG GATGTTCTTGGAAACCATGAAATTGATCTGGACTGGATGTTTAAACTGTCCTTTGCGTATGACATTGTTAAT GGCATGGAGTACATCCATAAGAGCAGTCTGAAGTCTCATGGAAACCTGAGGCCCAGCACGTGTTTGGTGGACAGCAGGCTTCAGATCAAACTCTCCGGCTTTGGCCTGTGGGAGTTCAAATGTGGCACCAAACACAGACTGATTCCGTTGGACAGTCCAAAATATGAAGAGATGTACTGGACGGCTCCTGAGTTTTTGAGAGAGATCTTCTACCCTTTCAATGGCACCCAGAAGGGAGATGTCTATAGCTTTGCCATAATCATCCGAGagctcatatacagtacagagGTGGGCCCGTATCATGACGTTCATCTGGAACCAAAAG AAATCATTAAGCAGTTAAGGACCCCTATGAGTGAGGAGCCTCTTAGACCCACCCTGTCTGCTGACATCTGTGACGAACGTCTCATCCCGTTAATTAAAGCCTGCTGGAGTGAAAACCCAGACCACAGACCCCCGTTCGGCAGTATCAGAAGACAACTGAGAGACGCTTGTCCTGAAAG CCATGCCAACATCCTGGACAACATGGTGAACAAGCTGGAGAAATATGCCAATCATCTGGAAGAAGTGGTGGAGGAGAGAACCAGTCAGCTGACCGTGGAGAAGAGCAGAGCTGATAAGCTTCTCTCTAGCATGCTGCCCAG CTCTGCTCTGGAGGTGGTCACTCTTCTCAATGACCTCTACAGCCTTTTTGATGATATCATCAAGCTATATGATGTCTACAAG GTGGAGACTATTGGAGATGCCTATATGGTGGCCAGTGGACTTCCTATCAGTAATGGTACTCTTCATGCTGAGGAGATCTCTACTATGGCATTGCACTTCCTCTCTTCCATCAAAAGGTTCAAAATAAGGCACCTGCCCAATGAGAGACTAGCCCTACGGATTGGGATTAATTCTG GCCCAGTAGTTGCTGGAGTAGTGGGTAGTACAATGCCTCGCTACTGTTTATTTGGAGATACAGTCAACACAGCTTCTAGGATGGAGAGCAATAGTCTTC CACTGAAAATCCATATCTCTCAGagcactgctgatattctcttgACAATTGGCACATTTGAACTGGAGGAAAGGGGCGATATTGAAATTAAG GGAAAGGGAACACAGAAAACGTTCTGGTTGTTGAGCAAACCTGGATTCACGTTTCCACCCACTGGCCAGGACAGTAATCCAAGTCCTAAATCAGGAACAGAT TCTTGTCACATCAAACAGGAGAAAACCAAAGCAGCAAATGATGGAGATTTTAAAGAGAGAAGAACAATACAGCGGACATCGGCAATGACTAAAATGACAGACATGTACACCCTCACTGTACCTGATGTCTAG
- the gucy2g gene encoding guanylate cyclase 2G isoform X6: MKRTIKKATDDSQMCEAFLCSCLRSTCICMYLFKLCFNKVTGLIASTWNIPMFGFVGQTPKMDNIQVYDTYIKIVPPLKRVGEILLKALEFFGWKHVGMIGGGADANTWDSVEALWKSVDQQLRSKVTVTMGIKFDTSDLEQAKRNLQIISKVARVVVVLANAEDSTAMMIEAQKLGLMSGEYVFLLVQQFEDNLWKTSVSETNRTMLKAFDMVFVLAEKSYDGYDYYDFFDQAYDKLKGDPFYSNLSSVKEVSSYAAYLHDAVLLYAMGLKEAFKSGKDIRHGREIVQKLRDRTSIRFYGASGLVHFDEYGERNLDYSVYDLQQTETLIQFVSVLDFDSHTKMIKPTLRFSNIVWQNGKPPTDNPSCGFDNELCEWLDNEISLLVLLVALPLIGVAAVSLITLLTLQKLRLQSRLDESNWWLINYSDITILREPKGTQILSVNTTPSKCGSGGSQSMLSSNSCNTREAIYATVGLFQGNEVGIKYLKNQIIPDIKKPSIIAEFNMLKEMKHENLVQFFGVCIDPPNVCIVMQYCKKGSLKDVLGNHEIDLDWMFKLSFAYDIVNGMEYIHKSSLKSHGNLRPSTCLVDSRLQIKLSGFGLWEFKCGTKHRLIPLDSPKYEEMYWTAPEFLREIFYPFNGTQKGDVYSFAIIIRELIYSTEVGPYHDVHLEPKEIIKQLRTPMSEEPLRPTLSADICDERLIPLIKACWSENPDHRPPFGSIRRQLRDACPESHANILDNMVNKLEKYANHLEEVVEERTSQLTVEKSRADKLLSSMLPRYIADQLMAGKSVEPRSYEMVTIFFSDIVGFTTMCSVSSALEVVTLLNDLYSLFDDIIKLYDVYKVETIGDAYMVASGLPISNGTLHAEEISTMALHFLSSIKRFKIRHLPNERLALRIGINSGPVVAGVVGSTMPRYCLFGDTVNTASRMESNSLPLKIHISQSTADILLTIGTFELEERGDIEIKGKGTQKTFWLLSKPGFTFPPTGQDSNPSPKSGTDSCHIKQEKTKAANDGDFKERRTIQRTSAMTKMTDMYTLTVPDV, from the exons ATGAAAAGAACGATTAAAAAAGCGACAGATGATTCACAGATGTGTGAGGCTTTCCTCTGTAGTTGTTTGCGTTCTAcatgtatttgtatgtatttgtttaaattatgttTCAATAAG GTCACTGGGCTCATTGCATCCACTTGGAACATTCCCATGTTCGGATTTGTTGGTCAGACACCAAAAATGGATAACATTCAGGTGTACGACACCTATATAAAAATTGTACCTCCCCTTAAAAGGGTGGGAGAGATCCTTCTTAAAGCATTGGAATTTTTCGGATGGAAGCATGTTGGCATGATCGGAGGCGGAGCGGATGCAAATACGTGGGACAGTGTGGAGGCCCTTTGGAAGTCTGTGGATCAGCAACTCCGAAGCAAAGTAACAGTGACGATGGGCATTAAGTTTGACACCAGTGACCTGGAACAGGCAAAGAGGAACTTGCAAATCATCTCTAAGGTTGCTAGAG TGGTGGTTGTGCTTGCTAATGCTGAGGACTCCACAGCTATGATGATAGAAGCTCAGAAACTGGGCCTGATGAGTGGAGAGTATGTTTTCCTTCTGGTTCAGCAGTTTGAG GACAACCTGTGGAAGACTTCTGTGAGCGAAACAAATAGAACAATGCTGAAGGCTTTTGACATGGTGTTTGTACTAGCTGAGAAGTCCTATGATGGATATGACTACTATGACTTCTTCGATCAGGCATATGATAAACTGAAAGGAGATCCTTTTTACAGCAACCTGTCATCAGTAAAAGAA GTAAGCTCATATGCTGCCTATTTACATGATGCTGTCTTACTTTATGCCATGGGCCTCAAAGAAGCATTTAAAAGTGGCAAAGACATTCGTCATGGACGAGAAATTGTCCAAAAACTCAGGGACAGGACAAGCATTAGATTTTATG GAGCTTCGGGTTTGGTTCACTTTGATGAATATGGAGAGAGGAACCTAGATTATTCAGTATATGACCTGCAACAAACAGAAACTTTAATACAATTTGTCTCTGTTTTGGATTTTGACAGCCATACGAAAATGATCAA ACCCACACTAAGGTTTTCGAATATAGTTTGGCAAAACGGCAAACCCCCTACAGATAATCCAAGCTGTGGTTTTGATAATGAACTCTGTGAATGGCTAGACAATG AGATTTCTCTTCTGGTTCTGCTGGTGGCTTTGCCACTGATTGGAGTGGCCGCAGTTTCTTTGATTACTTTGTTGACTCTGCAGAAGCTGCGCTTACAAAGCCGCCTGGATGAATCCAACTGGTGGCTCATCAACTACAGTGATATAACTATCCTCAGAGAGCCCAAA ggaACACAAATCCTGTCTGTAAACACAACACCAAGCAAATGTGGCAGTGGTGGCTCTCAGTCCATGCTCTCCTCCAACAGCTGTAACACTAGAGAAGCCATCTACGCTACCGTCGGACTCTTTCAG GGAAACGAGGTGGGCATAAAGTATTTGAAAAATCAAATCATCCCTGATATCAAGAAACCTTCGATCATCGCGGAGTTCAATATG CTGAAAGAAATGAAGCATGAGAACCTGGTACAATTTTTCGGTGTATGTATTGATCCACCAAATGTCTGTATCGTCATGCAGTATTGCAAGAAAGGGAGCTTGAAG GATGTTCTTGGAAACCATGAAATTGATCTGGACTGGATGTTTAAACTGTCCTTTGCGTATGACATTGTTAAT GGCATGGAGTACATCCATAAGAGCAGTCTGAAGTCTCATGGAAACCTGAGGCCCAGCACGTGTTTGGTGGACAGCAGGCTTCAGATCAAACTCTCCGGCTTTGGCCTGTGGGAGTTCAAATGTGGCACCAAACACAGACTGATTCCGTTGGACAGTCCAAAATATGAAGAGATGTACTGGACGGCTCCTGAGTTTTTGAGAGAGATCTTCTACCCTTTCAATGGCACCCAGAAGGGAGATGTCTATAGCTTTGCCATAATCATCCGAGagctcatatacagtacagagGTGGGCCCGTATCATGACGTTCATCTGGAACCAAAAG AAATCATTAAGCAGTTAAGGACCCCTATGAGTGAGGAGCCTCTTAGACCCACCCTGTCTGCTGACATCTGTGACGAACGTCTCATCCCGTTAATTAAAGCCTGCTGGAGTGAAAACCCAGACCACAGACCCCCGTTCGGCAGTATCAGAAGACAACTGAGAGACGCTTGTCCTGAAAG CCATGCCAACATCCTGGACAACATGGTGAACAAGCTGGAGAAATATGCCAATCATCTGGAAGAAGTGGTGGAGGAGAGAACCAGTCAGCTGACCGTGGAGAAGAGCAGAGCTGATAAGCTTCTCTCTAGCATGCTGCCCAG GTATATTGCTGATCAGCTAATGGCTGGAAAATCAGTGGAGCCCAGAAGTTATGAAATGGTAACCATCTTCTTCTCTGACATTGTGGGTTTCACCACTATGTGCTCTGTTAGCTCTGCTCTGGAGGTGGTCACTCTTCTCAATGACCTCTACAGCCTTTTTGATGATATCATCAAGCTATATGATGTCTACAAG GTGGAGACTATTGGAGATGCCTATATGGTGGCCAGTGGACTTCCTATCAGTAATGGTACTCTTCATGCTGAGGAGATCTCTACTATGGCATTGCACTTCCTCTCTTCCATCAAAAGGTTCAAAATAAGGCACCTGCCCAATGAGAGACTAGCCCTACGGATTGGGATTAATTCTG GCCCAGTAGTTGCTGGAGTAGTGGGTAGTACAATGCCTCGCTACTGTTTATTTGGAGATACAGTCAACACAGCTTCTAGGATGGAGAGCAATAGTCTTC CACTGAAAATCCATATCTCTCAGagcactgctgatattctcttgACAATTGGCACATTTGAACTGGAGGAAAGGGGCGATATTGAAATTAAG GGAAAGGGAACACAGAAAACGTTCTGGTTGTTGAGCAAACCTGGATTCACGTTTCCACCCACTGGCCAGGACAGTAATCCAAGTCCTAAATCAGGAACAGAT TCTTGTCACATCAAACAGGAGAAAACCAAAGCAGCAAATGATGGAGATTTTAAAGAGAGAAGAACAATACAGCGGACATCGGCAATGACTAAAATGACAGACATGTACACCCTCACTGTACCTGATGTCTAG